The nucleotide sequence CGCCGTGCTACTCGCGTGGGAGGGACCGGCCGACACGGAGATCGACTGGCCAGCCCTCGCGGAAGCCGCTGGCCACCCGTTCCCAGAGGACTACCGCCGTTACGTTGAGCTCTTCCCACCTGGTGAAATCGGCTTCCTGAAGGTCCTCCACCCCCGTCGCTGGAGCGCAGCGGAGGACTTCCTCACGTACGCGCGGAACTGGCACGCGGTGATGAACGACAAGGCGGAGCTTGCAGGAGGGTTCCCGTACCACTTCGGCGCGTCCCCGGGTGATCTCCGTGTATGGGGAACCGTGAACCTCGACTATCTGCTCTGCTGGCAGCTCAACGAGGGTCCTCCCGAGCAGTGGCCAACGGTCGTGTGCGACACCGCCATGGTCGACCCGCCGGAGCGCTACGCCGGCACCGTCACGGAGCTGCTAGTCGACCTGGCTGAGGCGCGGAACCCGTTACCGGTGATTGGTTACGTGACCGAGATTGAGGGGGCGCCGTACAGGTTCTCCCGACATGAGTAGGGCGTGCGGTACGCGGAGCCGCGTGGGCGGTCACCGGGACAGAACGGGACTCAGCTCTTGCTCGACTGCTGAGGATGGGTGCGGCAGCATGTGCCGGTGAGTTTTGACCTTGATGTGCTGGCCATCGACCCGGCCGCGAGCGATGACGCAGTGCGCGCCATGGTGAAGCGCTGCAGTAGCAGCCAGCATCCCGAGGGCGAGTTAGACGATCGCATCGTCGGCTTCTACGAGAGCCTGCGTGCCCGCTACCCCGACTTCCCGCCATACCGCGATGACTCGCCCTGGATGTCGATGCCACTCCACGTTGGTATCGACCACGTCAGCATGAATATGACCTTCGGGGAGCGAAGCACACCGGCCCTCGAACTGATCTTGGTTCTTGCGGAGCGATATGGGTTGACGATTTACGACCCGCAGGGCGATGAGGTGACGCGGCCTCACGGTTGATGTCCGAGCACGCGCGCAGCCAATCGGCTTTGGTGGGCCGGGGGCAGCGGCGTGGTGACCGCCACCCCCGGCCGGTGGACGAGGGGGGCGGTCAGACCTTCAGCAGGTCAAAGGCGGCGATCTTCAGATGGTCGGCGTTGCCGGTCAGCACCCGGTTGGCGCGGGCGGTCGCGTTCTTGGCGGGCTGATAGTGGTCGAGGTACTCGGTGATGGCCTGGCAACCGGCCCAGCGGCTACCGGTGATGGCTTTCTGGGTGTCGGCCTCACGGATGAGGTACTTGAGCGTGCCGAGCCGCTGCTTGGCGTTGTTCTTGGTCTGTTCGGAGGCGTTGTCCTTGACCGGCCACACCTGCGCGACGACCTTCTCGAACTCGCGCATGGTGAGTTCGGTCTGCAGCATCCGTTCGGCGGCCTTCTCGAAGGTCTCCACGTACGTCCACATCAGGCCCAGTGCCTCGCGGGCCTGGCTGATCTGGGAGTTGACGTTGGAGGTGTGCCGGAACGTGTAGTGGCCGACCGCATGCCGGAAGGCGGCGCGTTGGGTGTTGGCACAGACGACTCGGATCGGGCTGGCGTCCACCCGCAGGGCGGCGGTGCCGTCGTGGGAGGTGGTGCCGATCAGGTACATGTCCAGCCGGTCCACCCCGGCGATCTCCATCGCGTCGGGCAGCTTCATCGTGACGAACACGCTCTTGCCGCGGCGGAGGCTGCCGGCGGTCTCGAAGTGGGCGCCGCCTACCTGATCGACGAGGCGGTCGAGCATCTCGGCGCACTGCTCGTTCTGGACCACGGTGTAGTCGGTGCCGACGATGCCCAGGTACTCGGTTTCGCCGGTGACGGGGTTGCGGCGCACGGTCATGCGCTTGTCGTCGGCGGGGATCTGCACCTCGACGCCGTCGACGATGTCGATGCCGACGGTGGGGATGGTGCGCACACCCCAGTCGCCGAGTCGGGCGGCGGCCATGATCTCCTCGGCCTTCATCGTGTTCTGGGTGACGGTGCCGAGCTGGTGCCAGGCCGACAGGCGGGCGCTGGCGAAGGCGGTCGTTCCGTCCGCGAACGTTTCGAGTTCGTGTGGCACGTGCTTCTCCTCTTTATGCACTGAGGGGGCCGAGCCCGACCGGCTCGGCCCCCGCATAGGTGGCGATGGTGGGATCAGGACTGCTCAGCGGTGTCGCCGTTGTCGGTCGGCGCCGGGTGGGCGAAGGTCAGCGGCGTGTCGGAGACCAGGAGGATGCGGCCGGCGGCGGCGGCCTTGGTGCAGTTGTTGCGCACCGCCCCGGAGCTGACCGTGCGGCCGAGTTGTCCGCCGAGCGCGGTGGCGATGTCCTGCGGGGTCATCGCCCGGCCCGGGTTGGCGGCCAGGACGTCGAGGGTGAGCTTTTCCAGCTCGCCCCGGCCGAACGGCTGGCTGCCGTCCGTGTTGAGGGTTCCGTCGCCGCGCCGGCCCTCGCTCCTGAAGACGCCGGTCGGGCGGGGGGTGGTGCGCGTGGGCAGGGTGACGACGTGGGTCTCACCGTCCGGCCCGACGACGTGCAGCGTGCCGTCCGGGCGGATGAGGGGCAGCACCGCCGCGGTGGCGCTCGGCGTGTTCCCCAGCCGCCGGATGACCTGGTGGCACAGGGGGCAGCGGGGCGGCTCGGGGTTCGGGTCGACGTCGCTGGCCTTGGTGGGGCCCGGGATCCACCGCTGCGGTGCGCCGGGGAGGCGGCGGGCGGCGTCGGCCTGCTCCATCGCGGTGAGCAGGCGGGTCGCGGTCGGGTGACCGATGCCGCTTTCCGCCACGATCACATCGAGGGTCGCGCCGTCATCGCCGTAGTCGGCCAGGACACCTTTGATGGCCATGACCTTGCGGTCCCCGGGACGCGCCGCCTGCACAACGGTGACAGTGGGGCTCTCGTCGCCCCCCGTGCTGTCGTCCTCGTCGCCGTCTTCGGTCTGGCCGGCCTCGTCCTCCGTATCGGCGCCGGCGTCGTCCGGGATAGTCCCACCCTCGCCGTCTCCGGGCTGATCAGTTCGCTCGGTATCGCCGGTGTCACCGGTGTCTGGCTCGGCGGCCGCGTCGTCGACGTCCGGGTCGCCGAAGTCAGCCTCGTCCACGATCGCGGCGTGCTCGTCACCGAGGTCGACGTCGTCCGGGGCAGCGTCGGGGTCCTCCGCCCGGTGCGCCAGGGTCCACTGGGTGGGCGTGCCGTCGGCCGGGTCGGCGTCGGTGTCCACCGCGACGATCACCCCAGCGTCCGCCAGGGTCTTGATCGCCTTGTCGGTGGTCGACCGGGCCTTGCCGGACTTGGCGGCCAGTTCGTGGACGTTGCCTCGGCCGAGTTCGGTCAGGGCGTCGAGGACCGCCTGCGTGGCAGGCGTCAGGGACAGACTTTCCATGTGCGATTCCCTCCTTGGGAACTGGGGTTGGAACGCCCGATGCGGTGTTCTGCCGGGCGGTGGTGCGCCGAGTCGCGGGCAGCGGTCAGCACGGCAGACGCGAGGTGCTGTGCGCTGCCGTTCTGGGTGCTGCTGATGGCGGCCCGGTGACCTGGGGCGGCGCGGCGCCGCCGGGGCCGGTGCCGGCG is from Micromonospora terminaliae and encodes:
- a CDS encoding DUF932 domain-containing protein; amino-acid sequence: MPHELETFADGTTAFASARLSAWHQLGTVTQNTMKAEEIMAAARLGDWGVRTIPTVGIDIVDGVEVQIPADDKRMTVRRNPVTGETEYLGIVGTDYTVVQNEQCAEMLDRLVDQVGGAHFETAGSLRRGKSVFVTMKLPDAMEIAGVDRLDMYLIGTTSHDGTAALRVDASPIRVVCANTQRAAFRHAVGHYTFRHTSNVNSQISQAREALGLMWTYVETFEKAAERMLQTELTMREFEKVVAQVWPVKDNASEQTKNNAKQRLGTLKYLIREADTQKAITGSRWAGCQAITEYLDHYQPAKNATARANRVLTGNADHLKIAAFDLLKV
- a CDS encoding MarR family winged helix-turn-helix transcriptional regulator, with the translated sequence MESLSLTPATQAVLDALTELGRGNVHELAAKSGKARSTTDKAIKTLADAGVIVAVDTDADPADGTPTQWTLAHRAEDPDAAPDDVDLGDEHAAIVDEADFGDPDVDDAAAEPDTGDTGDTERTDQPGDGEGGTIPDDAGADTEDEAGQTEDGDEDDSTGGDESPTVTVVQAARPGDRKVMAIKGVLADYGDDGATLDVIVAESGIGHPTATRLLTAMEQADAARRLPGAPQRWIPGPTKASDVDPNPEPPRCPLCHQVIRRLGNTPSATAAVLPLIRPDGTLHVVGPDGETHVVTLPTRTTPRPTGVFRSEGRRGDGTLNTDGSQPFGRGELEKLTLDVLAANPGRAMTPQDIATALGGQLGRTVSSGAVRNNCTKAAAAGRILLVSDTPLTFAHPAPTDNGDTAEQS